AGCTATCTTGTTTTATAATTTAAGCCTTCTTGCTCCAAATAAATGGACTGCTACTGCTATAATCGAAAGTTATGTGTATAGTCCGGATACTACAGATCCAAAATACGATCCAAACATTATTCTTGTAGATCAAGGGTTAGTGCAAACTTACTCTTGGGCAGGGCCTTTGGGTACCGACACATTAGCCCAATCAGTAAAGTCAGGAAGAGTAATTTTAGAAGAAATGGATGGAGGCGCAGTATTTTGCTTTAAAACTGTTGTAAGCGTTAACGGAACCGCAGACTTTTCTTCCTTAAGTCCTCTGTTGCCAGCAAATAAAGCTTTCTGTAATACGGGAAATGCGGACGAGTATTATAAGCTGGCGTATAGTCAGGAACTCACAGGTAATTTAGAAGTAATCGCTAAATCGGGTTGGGAAGAAGGAGGAGTTACTTCAGTTGCCCCAGCCGCAGATGATCAGATATGTAGTTACGGATCTATAAATTACGGAATCTTTGATGTGAATGGATTTGTGAAAGATAAGATCGCATTAGTAAGTGTTCCTTCTTACGATCATATTAATGCTACACGAGTTTCCAAATTATACCAAAGGATCGGGACAACCGGAAAATCCGGAAGTGGTGATTTGCAAGGGGTAAAATGGGATGATTTAACGCAAGCGACGATCCAAGGATTGACCTCATCTGTCACTTTTAAAGATCTTTCAGGTTACGGATTTTAATTTATTTTATCGTTTCAATCACTTTCAAAAACCCCCGATTTTCGGGGGTTTTTTATTGCCTAGGGACAATTTATATCTTATCTTACTTTTATAAACTTCGCCTAACTTAATTGAGGGGGCGTGAGAGGATTTGAAAAATGAAACAGGGATCCGATATCAAATTTATTTATACTACATATATAGCAGCGAGTCCTGAAAAAGTTTGGGAGGCATTGACCAGCTCAGAATATTCCCAAAAGTATTGGTTCGGAAGTAAGATTGAAGGGGATTGGAAGGTAGGAGGAGGGTTCCGATTTCTCGACCCTAACGGTGAACTTTTAGTAGTAGGTAAGATCCTAAAATGTGAAAGACCGTTTTTACTTTCTTATACCTGGGAACTTCCTCCAGGTTTTAAATCCTTTCCGCCTGAAATAAAGGCAAGGTTGGAAAAATCAAAAGAGCCGACTCGTGTGACTTATTCTTTAAAACAAATGAAAGATCTTACAAGGCTTACACTTTTACATGAAGATCTTTTGCCGGAAGATTTTATAGAAAATCCGGACACCTTTGTGGGATTGAATAATGGTTGGCCCGCTATTCTTTCCTCACTCAAAAGTTTACTTGAGACTGGAAAGGCACTGCAGTTTTAAAAATTTCAATCTTCTGATTGTTCGAAAATTTCAGGGTTTTCCAATTTGGAAAGAATAGACTCATCCGGAAATTGCCGGAACATTTTTGAATTGGATTTTTTGTCCGGAAAATTCGTATAAAGAATATCTAATGAATGTCTGTTTTGACCGTAGATTCCTCTATGAATCAGATGAGCGGAGAATACTAACAGATCTCCCGGATTCTGAGAAACTAAAACCGAGCCGGGTAGGTCTTCGTAATTTTTATGACCGTTTTTTTCTAAGCGGACATCGTATTCTTCTTCGCTGTCCCATCTTGTATGAGAACCTGGGATAAATTCTAAGCCTGGATCGGAATAGAATGGGATCCTAAAATGGAATACTTTTGTGGACTTCAGGATATTTTTCTGCTCTTCTTCCGGAACTCCTAAGTATTGAAGATCCCTATGCCAATAGTTCCTTTTGTCGGGCGACTTTGGATTAAAGAATAACTGAGTGTTTAGAAAATAAGTCCTTTCTTGTATTATACTTTTTGCAAATTCTACAAGTTTACCTTCTGAAATGAAGCGGAAAAGTGAAAGTCTATCCGAATTGTCCGTGCAGAACTCGGGACTAGTCAAGTAGGCGCTGTTAACGGAGGATTCGTCGGGGAATCTGGTCTTCCATTTTGAATTTGCATCCAGCAGAATTTTCCGGACGTTCTCCAGTTCTTCTGGGCTAAAAAAATTCGGATAAAGAAAATAACCGTTTTCTGTGAGAGATTCGTTTCCGAAGGAAACGGTTTTGTTGGGATCCATATTCGCAAAACTTCTCCGCTAGAAATGATTTATATCCAAGCGGAGAAGTGGAAGATATGCCGATTAAGCGGCTTTGCTACGGATTTCTTTTACCGGATCTATATCCTTCCATTCTGCAAATAAATGTCTCTGAGACAAGAACCATGCGAGAGAAAGTGCTCCGAATCCAGCTGCGATAAATGCAGTCCCTGAGGAAACTCCCAAAAGGAAAGCAGTTCCTACCAAGAAAGCGATGCGGATCGGTTCCAGGTATAATGTCCAACGTTTCAGATCTAAAATACCTCCTACAGTTGTTAAGGAGAATATACTGAAGAAGAAGATCAGATAGAGTAATCCTGTCGGAATAGAATTCACTTTTACGAGCATTGAGAATGTTCCGACCAATGTAAGAACAAACCAGGTTACTGCGTATGCGGTTAAACTTTTAGAAAGAGATACATCATATTTTTTGAATGTTTTCTCATCCACTTCGGGAATAGGATATTGTCCTCCTAATTCCTGAGGTCTCCATCCTGGCATTGCTAAGAATGCTTTTATCTTATCAATAAAACGAGGGCTTTGTTTTGCTTGTTCCCACATTTCTATCCAATAATGAATATTTGCCCATAATGGATTAAAACTGCGGAGAGGTTTGACTGTTCCATAAACAGGAGTTTCTTCTTCTGCTTGGAAAGTTCCGAACCATCTGTCAAAAACGATCAGTGTTCCACCATGGTTTCTGTCGATATATTTAGGATTGATACCGTGGTGAACTCTATGGTGAGAAGGCGTATTGAATATTGCCTCGAACCATTTAGGGAATTTATCTATCGCTTTTGTATGGATCCAGAATTGATAGATCAAATTTAATTGTCCGTTCAGCACCATTACGATAGGAGAAAATCCTAATATTGCCAAAGGAATATAGAAGATCCAAGTGAATAATCCATGAAAGCTTGCCTGACGTAATGCAACAGTGAGATTATATTCTTCACTTTGGTGATGAACCACATGTCCAGCCCAAAGAAAATTAACCTCATGACTCAATCTATGCAACCAATAGTAAGCTAGATCATAAAGTACGAAACAACTGATCCAAACCGCTATTACGATTGTCCAAGCCCAAGTAGAAGCGGAAAGTCCTAATACTTCGGAAGAAGGCATCCAAGAAACTGGTTCACTTGGCCAAGAAGGAAGATTGAATATTCTCCAATTCTCATATACCCAAAGATATGCGAAGAATGTGATCGTCTTAAAAATGATCCCGAAAATTTGACTGGAAATACCAGTACTCAGATCGTTGATGGAATCGTTCAGACGATAAAGTTTTCTTTTATG
Above is a genomic segment from Leptospira selangorensis containing:
- a CDS encoding LIC_12337 family protein; translation: MKHVFKKIGLILVIFFGLSIGFRSDRGRTSSFPISLKFKLLQEPLHATADDWGFVRQSATWARGNSLFMDDIIAGIQANQLLTALAHTQIVSATNIPMGDEGGVFDIKLRLKDNTSPAPFTVLSSSVFASPKDFDNCFQLKVAGTNTIALQFFWDNDPRDPNQDGAILFYNLSLLAPNKWTATAIIESYVYSPDTTDPKYDPNIILVDQGLVQTYSWAGPLGTDTLAQSVKSGRVILEEMDGGAVFCFKTVVSVNGTADFSSLSPLLPANKAFCNTGNADEYYKLAYSQELTGNLEVIAKSGWEEGGVTSVAPAADDQICSYGSINYGIFDVNGFVKDKIALVSVPSYDHINATRVSKLYQRIGTTGKSGSGDLQGVKWDDLTQATIQGLTSSVTFKDLSGYGF
- a CDS encoding SRPBCC family protein — its product is MKQGSDIKFIYTTYIAASPEKVWEALTSSEYSQKYWFGSKIEGDWKVGGGFRFLDPNGELLVVGKILKCERPFLLSYTWELPPGFKSFPPEIKARLEKSKEPTRVTYSLKQMKDLTRLTLLHEDLLPEDFIENPDTFVGLNNGWPAILSSLKSLLETGKALQF
- a CDS encoding phytanoyl-CoA dioxygenase family protein codes for the protein MDPNKTVSFGNESLTENGYFLYPNFFSPEELENVRKILLDANSKWKTRFPDESSVNSAYLTSPEFCTDNSDRLSLFRFISEGKLVEFAKSIIQERTYFLNTQLFFNPKSPDKRNYWHRDLQYLGVPEEEQKNILKSTKVFHFRIPFYSDPGLEFIPGSHTRWDSEEEYDVRLEKNGHKNYEDLPGSVLVSQNPGDLLVFSAHLIHRGIYGQNRHSLDILYTNFPDKKSNSKMFRQFPDESILSKLENPEIFEQSED
- a CDS encoding sterol desaturase family protein — its product is MEKINLITIAIPFFFLLIGLELAFSWYHKRKLYRLNDSINDLSTGISSQIFGIIFKTITFFAYLWVYENWRIFNLPSWPSEPVSWMPSSEVLGLSASTWAWTIVIAVWISCFVLYDLAYYWLHRLSHEVNFLWAGHVVHHQSEEYNLTVALRQASFHGLFTWIFYIPLAILGFSPIVMVLNGQLNLIYQFWIHTKAIDKFPKWFEAIFNTPSHHRVHHGINPKYIDRNHGGTLIVFDRWFGTFQAEEETPVYGTVKPLRSFNPLWANIHYWIEMWEQAKQSPRFIDKIKAFLAMPGWRPQELGGQYPIPEVDEKTFKKYDVSLSKSLTAYAVTWFVLTLVGTFSMLVKVNSIPTGLLYLIFFFSIFSLTTVGGILDLKRWTLYLEPIRIAFLVGTAFLLGVSSGTAFIAAGFGALSLAWFLSQRHLFAEWKDIDPVKEIRSKAA